From a region of the Leptospira kmetyi serovar Malaysia str. Bejo-Iso9 genome:
- a CDS encoding lipoprotein LipL31: MKKNIILIFIALSTAFFAGCGDNSEVIETLDGNKITVNSFDDTYNVAIDAMSRVQNIEKENLLEFIQKDIAEVPEQMRALNYQFQKKNFYDQYRDMMITTIAAEKDGFTKRDDIKKILKFQEMQIVSQLYVMHLVESKIKISEEEAMEECQKLRAKEPQIGSLPIDRCILFARAKLKKDKSQEILPKVLERIKEQVSIKHNDKFDLEAFLKRKVGAPATEEKKETPATGTEAPKTTETPKTPGQ; encoded by the coding sequence ATGAAAAAAAACATTATTCTGATTTTTATTGCTCTTTCTACCGCTTTTTTTGCGGGTTGCGGAGATAACTCCGAAGTGATCGAAACCCTCGATGGAAACAAAATCACTGTAAATAGTTTTGATGATACCTATAACGTGGCCATCGACGCGATGAGCCGAGTTCAAAACATCGAGAAGGAAAATCTTCTCGAGTTCATCCAAAAGGATATCGCTGAAGTTCCCGAGCAGATGAGAGCTTTGAACTATCAGTTTCAAAAGAAGAATTTTTACGATCAGTACAGAGACATGATGATCACGACGATCGCGGCCGAAAAAGACGGTTTCACGAAACGCGACGACATCAAAAAGATTCTTAAGTTTCAAGAGATGCAGATCGTTTCTCAGCTTTACGTAATGCACCTTGTGGAAAGCAAGATCAAGATCTCCGAAGAAGAAGCGATGGAAGAATGTCAGAAACTCCGCGCGAAAGAACCTCAAATCGGTTCTCTTCCGATCGATCGTTGTATCCTTTTCGCGAGAGCGAAGTTGAAAAAGGACAAGTCTCAGGAAATTCTTCCTAAGGTTCTCGAAAGAATCAAAGAACAAGTCTCGATCAAACACAACGACAAGTTCGACCTCGAAGCTTTCTTAAAGAGAAAAGTCGGAGCGCCTGCAACCGAAGAGAAAAAGGAAACGCCCGCGACCGGAACCGAAGCTCCTAAAACAACGGAAACTCCGAAAACTCCCGGACAGTAA
- a CDS encoding undecaprenyl-diphosphate phosphatase: MNHYLNAFLRSIIEAITEFLPVSSTGHLFLFSSFFPFSGENFGIEFDDLFDIFIQSGAILSVLYLYREKFRSQIVSSFQYVTKQNADPHGFHFLIQIAIGAFPILAAGFIAKKFLDTIKARPDLLEILAGAWIFGGILILIAEWFFHKKQGSGEREPIGFKDSILIGIFQCMALVPGMSRSAATIITARFLGKDTRSSAEFSFFLAVPVLLAAGIYKLYKYRSILNGDTIPVLAFGFLVSFLLCTLVIRWFLRYLQRHSFSVFGVYRILLGVGVLVFTKFIR, translated from the coding sequence TTGAACCATTATCTGAACGCCTTTCTGAGAAGCATCATTGAGGCGATCACGGAATTTCTACCGGTGTCCTCCACGGGACACCTGTTCTTATTCAGTTCCTTCTTTCCTTTCAGCGGGGAGAATTTCGGAATTGAATTTGACGACCTCTTCGATATATTCATTCAAAGCGGAGCGATTCTTTCCGTTTTGTATTTGTATCGGGAAAAATTCAGATCGCAGATCGTTTCTTCCTTTCAATACGTAACCAAACAAAACGCGGACCCTCATGGGTTTCACTTTCTCATTCAGATTGCGATCGGCGCGTTTCCGATTTTAGCGGCCGGTTTTATCGCGAAGAAATTTTTGGACACGATCAAAGCAAGACCGGATCTTTTGGAGATTCTCGCGGGCGCCTGGATCTTCGGCGGAATTCTCATTCTCATCGCGGAATGGTTCTTTCATAAAAAACAAGGAAGCGGAGAACGCGAACCCATCGGTTTTAAGGATTCGATTCTCATCGGAATCTTTCAATGTATGGCTCTCGTTCCCGGTATGTCTAGATCTGCGGCGACGATCATCACGGCTCGTTTTTTAGGAAAGGATACGAGGAGCAGCGCGGAGTTTTCCTTCTTTCTTGCGGTTCCCGTTTTACTCGCGGCGGGTATATACAAACTTTATAAATATCGTTCCATTCTGAACGGAGATACGATCCCCGTTTTAGCCTTCGGATTTTTGGTTTCCTTTCTTCTTTGCACCTTGGTGATCCGTTGGTTTTTACGCTATCTTCAGAGACATTCGTTTTCCGTCTTCGGGGTTTACAGAATCTTATTGGGGGTCGGCGTTCTCGTTTTCACTAAATTTATTAGATGA
- a CDS encoding LPS-assembly protein LptD produces MHLRLILILFFMLLGLPIFAQTEEQMLRFITGGAGSSDQSPSSSPGDDKKLAILRAKNRLLGKSIDTLPDREVDDLLLSLGLTRDGSLFSRRKRLRAALEEAVPVAADPFAQIPQQKKALPISIENASEGELLQVDKNKSGVLVLRGRVRLKLRSGSIEAETITVDSERQEIYAEGGIVYKDGRAVVEGDKFIYDFRLEKGVVYKTKGTFAPAHFIGEKLKKLDDKRYALEMGYFTICNAEKPHYSFKVNRLYIYDDKTVMATNVRYQVGGTTVLWLPFLYNSNLGNGWITQAGKNNTQGLFMQNSYQWSVMPTFAIAPMGYKVRADFYEKTGQAFHLEMWKQSPFLNYLIDIGYANHKNYQISGAYEDRFHNFGIGTSAVTNQVDRGAYYSADPNAPLRRIGEDTEPWWKGRIMLNSKFHNTEKDVTRNISLQYENYTNRLFEYEYGNRYEPANTLQSLYTARNVRLGFIRNTLEWKFDYTENRGDLSINVGMKRNMLYYILNPTGKSGYFPTVDVLPTTTIRNSSEITRLPYFNAPVYWDVYLTNMILRYYGVPTRENLNIPTLDGSYQDPWGNYKENVLRTQYFTQGESGLRTTLNFGSYLTFTPNAFFGAKKQSATVRNNAAVTGVTDNAFTSLERFLARESYEYVRTSSNLRFGVPLLFFNATYRKLEAYKPELQDPILAKTRQHELELSLESYALENFEISVRTIRDLRNFSPEYKPQPTDAERWYFTVARFSGYFDFLDGFRPKRASLLEKKRSFYSGLFINNDYVHHNPKAKPLSNSFTASYKMGGFTLPFIRLIRELELGGTWYHVYNSPILDGYRVFVKANVDFTRHLGIEAELDSRVSQPWRYTNQVGNTYDTFYYGNDPTTSVANLNLDRTTLQRDLVDGTGVNGNGARQNTALNINRFMGTIKYNLHTANFRLGYSMDLRAVPGGRTDGLVSFYDQSVFFSISISDFTLGQQDSSELTRVRLFRFRKRPFQTGDRAGISSENP; encoded by the coding sequence ATGCATCTCCGTCTGATTCTGATTCTATTTTTTATGCTACTGGGCCTTCCTATCTTTGCCCAGACCGAAGAACAGATGCTTCGTTTTATCACGGGCGGAGCGGGATCTTCCGATCAAAGTCCTTCTTCTTCTCCGGGAGACGATAAGAAACTCGCCATTCTCCGAGCGAAAAACCGTCTTCTTGGAAAGTCCATCGACACTCTTCCGGACCGGGAAGTGGACGATCTTTTATTATCCCTCGGTTTGACTCGGGACGGTTCCTTGTTCAGCAGAAGAAAACGTTTGCGCGCGGCCTTGGAAGAAGCGGTTCCCGTCGCGGCCGATCCGTTTGCACAAATTCCTCAACAAAAAAAGGCCCTTCCGATTTCCATCGAAAACGCTTCCGAAGGAGAACTCCTTCAAGTAGATAAGAATAAATCGGGCGTTCTCGTGCTTCGGGGACGGGTTCGTTTGAAACTTCGTTCGGGTTCCATCGAAGCCGAAACGATCACGGTCGACAGCGAACGTCAAGAAATCTACGCGGAAGGCGGGATCGTCTACAAGGACGGACGCGCGGTCGTGGAAGGCGATAAGTTCATCTACGATTTTCGTTTGGAAAAAGGGGTCGTTTACAAAACGAAAGGAACCTTCGCACCGGCTCATTTTATCGGGGAGAAACTCAAGAAACTAGACGACAAACGTTATGCGCTCGAGATGGGTTACTTCACGATTTGTAACGCGGAAAAACCGCATTATTCCTTTAAGGTCAATCGCCTTTATATCTACGACGATAAAACGGTAATGGCGACTAACGTTCGTTATCAGGTCGGAGGCACTACCGTTCTTTGGTTGCCTTTTTTATACAACAGCAATTTAGGAAACGGATGGATCACCCAAGCGGGTAAGAACAATACGCAGGGTCTGTTTATGCAGAACTCGTATCAGTGGTCCGTGATGCCGACCTTCGCGATCGCTCCGATGGGTTACAAGGTCCGCGCCGACTTTTACGAAAAGACGGGGCAGGCGTTTCACTTGGAGATGTGGAAACAAAGTCCTTTCTTAAACTATTTGATCGATATCGGTTACGCGAATCATAAAAACTATCAGATTTCCGGCGCGTATGAGGATCGTTTTCATAACTTCGGAATCGGAACGAGCGCGGTTACCAATCAGGTCGATCGCGGGGCGTATTACTCCGCGGATCCGAACGCTCCTCTTCGAAGAATCGGCGAGGATACGGAACCTTGGTGGAAGGGGAGAATCATGTTGAACTCCAAATTCCACAACACCGAAAAAGACGTTACGCGAAACATCAGTCTTCAATACGAAAACTACACCAACAGACTTTTTGAATACGAATACGGAAACCGTTACGAACCAGCGAACACTCTCCAATCCCTTTACACCGCGAGAAACGTTCGTCTCGGTTTTATCCGAAACACCCTCGAATGGAAGTTCGATTACACCGAGAACCGGGGAGATCTTTCCATCAACGTGGGAATGAAACGGAACATGCTCTACTATATCTTGAACCCGACGGGTAAGTCGGGATACTTTCCGACAGTGGACGTCCTTCCTACGACTACGATTCGAAATTCTTCCGAGATTACAAGGCTTCCGTATTTCAACGCGCCCGTATATTGGGACGTATATCTCACCAATATGATTCTCCGGTATTACGGAGTTCCCACAAGGGAGAATTTAAACATTCCGACGCTCGACGGTTCTTATCAGGATCCTTGGGGCAATTACAAGGAAAACGTCTTAAGAACACAGTATTTTACGCAAGGCGAGTCCGGTCTTCGAACTACCTTGAATTTCGGAAGTTATCTTACCTTTACTCCCAACGCATTTTTCGGAGCTAAAAAACAATCCGCGACGGTACGAAACAACGCCGCGGTCACCGGTGTTACGGATAACGCGTTTACTTCTCTCGAACGTTTTCTTGCGAGAGAATCCTACGAATACGTAAGAACCTCCTCGAATTTAAGATTCGGGGTTCCATTGTTATTTTTTAATGCGACATACAGAAAACTCGAAGCGTATAAACCGGAACTACAGGATCCGATTCTCGCCAAAACGAGACAACACGAACTCGAACTTTCCTTGGAAAGTTACGCGCTTGAGAACTTCGAGATTTCGGTTCGTACCATACGGGATTTGAGAAACTTCTCCCCCGAATACAAACCACAACCAACGGACGCGGAACGATGGTATTTTACGGTCGCAAGATTTTCGGGTTACTTCGATTTCCTGGACGGGTTTCGTCCGAAACGAGCTTCCTTATTGGAGAAGAAGAGAAGTTTTTATTCCGGTCTTTTTATCAACAACGACTACGTACATCATAACCCAAAAGCGAAACCTCTTTCCAACAGTTTTACCGCTTCGTATAAGATGGGCGGATTTACTCTTCCGTTTATCCGTTTGATCCGCGAACTCGAGTTAGGCGGAACCTGGTATCACGTCTACAACAGTCCGATTCTGGACGGTTATCGTGTGTTCGTAAAAGCGAACGTGGACTTTACGAGACATTTGGGAATCGAAGCGGAACTCGATTCTCGCGTAAGTCAGCCTTGGAGATATACGAATCAGGTTGGAAATACGTACGATACGTTCTATTATGGAAACGATCCAACGACTTCCGTCGCGAATCTCAACTTGGATCGAACCACTCTCCAAAGGGACTTGGTCGACGGAACCGGGGTGAACGGAAACGGAGCGAGACAGAACACCGCCTTGAACATCAACCGCTTTATGGGAACCATCAAATACAACCTTCATACCGCGAACTTTAGACTCGGTTACAGTATGGACTTGCGTGCGGTTCCGGGCGGAAGAACGGACGGTCTTGTTTCCTTTTACGATCAATCCGTGTTCTTTTCGATTTCGATCAGCGACTTCACCTTGGGTCAACAGGATTCTTCGGAACTTACGAGAGTCCGTCTGTTTCGTTTCAGAAAACGTCCTTTCCAAACGGGAGACCGCGCGGGAATTTCTTCGGAGAACCCTTGA
- a CDS encoding undecaprenyl-phosphate glucose phosphotransferase — protein MLKERSQTFKLIFTVLDFVNALFSGALAFVFRFYFLDENGADRRYVDVESYIFLFFLLAFFQVIVFIAIDLYHPRRGLSFIDEFLTIVSGVFLNLVLVLAVLFFFRGDLGSERFSRYVILAFATINTLTSSVLHYTARLVLQTLRKRGYNLRSVLVVGVSETSKRFNDAVIKHGIYGYKILGFVQTKTAKPVRKDMKVIGKIEKIAQVLEKERPDLVVYTLEPSEGDYLKEVLDACDHEGIDLKIVPGFQEFIKARGRVEEMEGLPVISIRNIPIRLGYNKFIKRIFDLAFSILFILFFSPFYLLMALLVKLTSSGPVFYYQERVGLDNKKFNMIKFRTMVVQAKSQSETTWTIQNDPRVTSVGKILRKLSLDETPQFFNVLFGDMSVVGPRPERPHFVEKFKNDHRHYMRRHAVKAGITGLAQVKGLRGDTSIDDRIAADIYYIENWSLWLDLKIILLTPFKGIMDKNAY, from the coding sequence ATGCTGAAGGAAAGAAGCCAAACGTTCAAACTGATCTTTACCGTATTAGATTTTGTGAATGCGCTTTTCAGCGGCGCGCTCGCGTTCGTTTTCCGATTTTACTTTCTGGACGAGAACGGGGCCGATCGCCGATACGTGGACGTGGAAAGTTATATCTTTCTTTTCTTTCTTTTGGCGTTCTTTCAAGTGATCGTGTTCATCGCGATCGATCTCTATCATCCGAGAAGAGGTCTTTCGTTTATCGACGAATTCTTGACCATCGTAAGCGGCGTTTTTTTAAATCTCGTTTTGGTTCTTGCGGTTTTATTCTTCTTTCGAGGCGACTTAGGAAGCGAACGGTTTTCGAGATACGTCATTCTCGCGTTTGCGACGATCAACACTCTGACTTCGAGCGTTCTTCATTATACGGCGAGACTGGTTTTACAAACTCTCCGCAAAAGAGGTTACAACCTAAGAAGCGTTCTTGTGGTCGGAGTTTCCGAAACCTCCAAACGTTTTAACGACGCGGTCATCAAACACGGAATTTACGGTTACAAAATTCTCGGGTTCGTTCAGACAAAAACCGCCAAACCGGTTCGTAAGGACATGAAGGTCATCGGTAAGATCGAAAAGATCGCGCAGGTTTTGGAAAAAGAAAGACCGGACCTGGTCGTTTATACTCTGGAACCTTCCGAAGGCGATTATTTAAAAGAGGTTCTCGACGCCTGCGATCACGAAGGAATCGATCTCAAGATCGTTCCCGGTTTTCAGGAATTCATCAAAGCTCGGGGAAGAGTGGAGGAGATGGAGGGACTTCCCGTGATCTCCATCCGAAACATTCCGATCCGACTCGGTTATAATAAATTCATCAAAAGAATCTTCGATCTCGCGTTCTCCATTCTATTCATTTTGTTTTTCTCCCCGTTTTATCTATTGATGGCCTTGCTCGTGAAACTCACTTCCTCCGGTCCCGTGTTTTATTATCAGGAACGAGTGGGTTTGGATAATAAGAAATTCAACATGATCAAGTTCAGAACGATGGTCGTTCAGGCGAAAAGCCAATCCGAAACGACTTGGACGATCCAAAACGATCCGAGGGTCACGAGCGTGGGAAAAATTCTCCGCAAACTTTCCTTGGACGAAACCCCTCAGTTTTTCAACGTCCTTTTCGGGGACATGTCCGTCGTCGGACCGAGACCGGAACGTCCTCATTTTGTGGAAAAGTTCAAGAACGATCACAGACATTACATGAGAAGACACGCCGTAAAAGCGGGAATCACCGGACTCGCCCAGGTCAAAGGACTTCGGGGGGACACTTCGATCGACGATCGGATTGCCGCCGACATCTACTACATCGAAAACTGGTCGCTTTGGCTCGATCTCAAGATTATTCTACTGACTCCTTTTAAAGGAATCATGGACAAAAACGCATACTAA
- the gatC gene encoding Asp-tRNA(Asn)/Glu-tRNA(Gln) amidotransferase subunit GatC: protein MNLNEDSLQKIAELSRLKIRPEEKESALTDFNKILEYVDQVKGLDVSSIGDDEIYFQHENAIRPDLMGKHLSREEIEKFAPSFQNGYFVVPKVIET, encoded by the coding sequence ATGAACCTGAACGAAGATTCTTTGCAGAAAATCGCCGAACTCTCGCGTTTAAAAATCCGCCCGGAAGAAAAAGAATCCGCTCTGACCGACTTCAACAAGATTTTGGAATACGTGGACCAGGTAAAAGGTCTGGACGTAAGTTCCATCGGAGACGACGAGATTTATTTTCAGCATGAGAATGCGATTCGTCCCGACCTTATGGGAAAACATCTTTCCCGAGAAGAGATCGAAAAGTTCGCTCCTTCGTTTCAGAACGGATATTTCGTCGTTCCTAAGGTGATCGAAACATGA
- the gatA gene encoding Asp-tRNA(Asn)/Glu-tRNA(Gln) amidotransferase subunit GatA, producing the protein MNEILKKSYTELKTSLNSGKISATELAQACIDRIKEVDGSVKAFLSLDEKRILDAAAESDARRKAGKPLSEFDGMPVAIKDNICIQDSITSCSSRILENYKSPFNANAVEKLLEKGFVLFPRANMDEFAMGSSTENSAFQTTRNPFDLERIPGGSSGGSAAAVAASMVPLALGSDTGGSVRQPASLCGLFGLKPTYGTVSRYGLVAYASSLDQIGPLSRDVQGCIDLYSVISGKDVRDSTSVNRPGFSADSVQVPDFKGLKVGVIKMTPEIQPEVTKAYENVLKQLKEKGATLVELDFSKFSFAIPIYYIIATAECSSNLSRFDGIRFGSRKDKTGKLEDLFVDSRTEGFGPEVKRRILLGTFSLSAGYYDAYYGTAQKARVLIRKEYESFFSKVDLILQPTSPTTAFKIGEKTKDPVQMYKADIWTTSVNLAGLPAISVPMGTDDKGLPIGLQVTAPHFEEGKLFGAAKAFSTLEGLNIQFPEKIG; encoded by the coding sequence ATGAACGAAATATTAAAAAAATCTTATACTGAACTCAAAACTTCCCTGAACTCGGGAAAAATCTCCGCGACCGAACTCGCACAGGCTTGTATCGATCGAATCAAGGAAGTCGACGGCTCCGTTAAGGCGTTTCTTTCCTTGGACGAGAAACGGATTTTAGACGCGGCCGCGGAAAGCGACGCACGCAGAAAAGCGGGAAAACCTCTTTCCGAATTCGACGGAATGCCGGTCGCGATCAAGGACAATATCTGCATCCAGGATTCGATCACTTCCTGTTCCTCAAGAATATTAGAAAATTATAAATCTCCTTTCAACGCCAACGCGGTCGAAAAACTTCTTGAAAAAGGATTCGTTTTGTTTCCGCGCGCGAACATGGACGAGTTTGCGATGGGAAGTTCCACGGAAAACTCCGCGTTTCAGACCACTCGCAATCCGTTCGACTTGGAAAGAATTCCCGGCGGTTCGAGCGGTGGATCTGCGGCTGCGGTTGCGGCTTCTATGGTTCCTTTGGCCTTGGGTTCGGACACGGGAGGATCGGTGCGTCAACCGGCTTCTCTTTGCGGTTTGTTCGGATTAAAACCTACGTATGGAACCGTTTCCCGTTACGGTCTTGTCGCGTACGCTTCGAGTTTGGATCAGATCGGTCCTCTTTCCAGAGACGTCCAAGGTTGTATCGATTTGTATTCCGTGATTTCCGGAAAGGACGTTCGGGATTCCACTTCGGTGAATCGTCCGGGTTTTTCCGCGGACTCCGTTCAGGTTCCGGACTTCAAAGGATTGAAGGTCGGCGTGATCAAGATGACTCCCGAAATTCAACCGGAAGTCACAAAGGCGTATGAAAACGTTTTGAAACAATTGAAAGAAAAGGGAGCGACCCTGGTCGAACTCGATTTTTCCAAATTCAGTTTTGCGATTCCGATCTATTATATCATCGCTACCGCGGAATGTTCCTCCAACCTTTCACGCTTTGACGGAATCCGTTTCGGTTCGAGAAAGGATAAGACCGGAAAACTCGAGGATCTTTTTGTGGATTCGAGAACCGAAGGATTCGGTCCCGAAGTGAAACGAAGAATTCTTTTGGGAACATTCTCCCTTTCCGCCGGTTATTACGACGCTTATTACGGAACCGCTCAGAAAGCGAGAGTTCTGATCCGTAAAGAATACGAATCGTTCTTTTCCAAAGTGGATTTGATTCTCCAGCCCACGTCGCCTACGACCGCGTTTAAGATCGGAGAAAAAACGAAAGATCCCGTTCAGATGTACAAAGCGGACATTTGGACCACGAGCGTAAACTTGGCGGGTCTTCCCGCGATCAGCGTTCCGATGGGAACGGACGACAAAGGTCTACCGATCGGATTGCAGGTTACGGCTCCGCATTTCGAAGAAGGAAAACTTTTCGGAGCGGCAAAGGCTTTTTCTACATTAGAAGGTTTGAATATTCAATTTCCGGAAAAGATCGGATGA
- the hisF gene encoding imidazole glycerol phosphate synthase subunit HisF gives MSDLTARVIPCLDIKDGRVVKGVNFVNLVDAGDPVESAAIYEENLADELCFLDITASSDRREILLHLVERIAEKIFIPFTVGGGIRTVADVRAVLEKGADKVSMNTAAFQNPELLRQSSEIYGSQCIVCAIDVKFHKERDRYEIFLHGGRTPTGREALDWAAEAAEKGAGEILLTSMDRDGTRNGFDINLLKTFSSALEIPIIASGGAGNPEHMVEAILRGKADAVLAASIFHFGEYSIRETKRAMQEMGISVRLD, from the coding sequence ATGAGCGATTTGACGGCAAGAGTCATTCCCTGTCTGGACATCAAGGACGGACGCGTGGTCAAGGGAGTGAACTTTGTCAATCTCGTGGACGCGGGCGATCCCGTCGAATCCGCGGCGATCTATGAGGAGAATTTAGCGGACGAACTTTGTTTTCTGGACATCACCGCGTCTTCCGATCGAAGAGAAATTCTTTTGCATCTTGTGGAAAGAATCGCCGAAAAAATCTTCATTCCGTTTACCGTGGGTGGAGGAATCCGAACCGTTGCCGACGTGCGCGCCGTTTTGGAAAAAGGAGCCGACAAGGTTTCCATGAACACGGCCGCGTTTCAAAATCCCGAACTTTTAAGGCAATCCTCGGAGATCTACGGATCACAGTGTATCGTTTGCGCCATCGACGTTAAGTTTCATAAGGAAAGGGATCGTTACGAAATTTTTCTGCACGGCGGAAGGACGCCAACAGGAAGAGAAGCTTTGGATTGGGCCGCGGAAGCCGCCGAAAAAGGCGCCGGTGAAATTCTTTTGACTTCGATGGACCGGGACGGAACTCGAAACGGATTCGATATCAACTTGTTGAAGACGTTTTCTTCCGCGCTTGAAATTCCGATCATCGCTTCGGGCGGAGCCGGGAATCCGGAACACATGGTCGAAGCGATCTTGCGCGGAAAGGCCGACGCGGTTCTTGCGGCGTCCATCTTTCATTTCGGAGAATATTCCATCCGAGAAACAAAACGTGCGATGCAGGAAATGGGAATTTCGGTTCGTTTGGACTGA
- a CDS encoding esterase/lipase family protein, producing MKSYKNSFRLLSFVFVLAFTSSCADLSIHKIKEKLNLAKKKSMAEEILDTLTVAFWGEFNHELYKFVPVPIILTKSQINADQFAVATPELKDSRTKIVLIHGWDFKEKNLNPPTDKFTKVTNLRGTWDDALEIYSQNLSGVQTSYELYAFTYRTSDFVDNNGRRLIDKLNTVFSPSDKVILLAHSMGGLVSRAALYHSHNTNDVIDFVVTLGTPYLGSPFASSSYQGNFGTLGDLIAFMTGTDGGKDLAYTNALGTSYQVPIPSEYINGAINPYLERLLAESSKDSRVTAFYGEMTVCTNHPGSDAIYVIGCNFLSSGSPSFANKSDGIVSSTSGKMSSKLSGAKQFVKDLDHAQLSFRNHVDNTSRNTYFNQVLTVINAL from the coding sequence ATGAAATCATACAAAAATTCTTTCCGTCTTCTCTCGTTTGTTTTCGTTTTGGCTTTCACGTCCTCCTGCGCGGATCTTTCGATCCATAAGATCAAAGAAAAGCTGAATCTCGCAAAGAAAAAAAGTATGGCCGAGGAGATTCTCGATACGTTAACCGTCGCTTTCTGGGGAGAATTCAATCACGAGCTCTATAAGTTCGTTCCGGTTCCGATCATTCTTACCAAAAGTCAAATCAACGCGGATCAATTCGCGGTCGCGACGCCCGAACTCAAGGACAGTCGGACGAAGATCGTTTTGATTCACGGCTGGGACTTTAAGGAAAAAAACCTGAACCCTCCGACGGACAAGTTCACAAAGGTCACGAATCTGAGAGGAACCTGGGACGACGCTTTGGAAATTTATTCTCAGAACCTTTCGGGCGTTCAGACTTCTTACGAACTCTATGCGTTCACGTATAGAACCTCCGATTTCGTGGACAACAACGGAAGAAGACTGATCGACAAACTCAATACCGTTTTTTCACCGAGCGACAAGGTGATTCTTCTCGCGCATTCCATGGGCGGATTGGTGAGCAGAGCGGCCTTATACCATTCTCACAACACGAACGACGTAATCGACTTCGTAGTTACGTTAGGCACTCCTTATCTGGGTTCCCCGTTCGCGTCCTCCAGCTATCAGGGAAACTTCGGAACGTTAGGCGATCTGATCGCGTTTATGACCGGGACGGACGGAGGTAAGGATCTCGCTTACACAAACGCGTTAGGCACCTCGTATCAGGTTCCGATTCCGAGCGAATACATCAACGGCGCGATCAATCCTTATTTGGAAAGACTTCTTGCGGAATCGTCCAAGGACTCGAGAGTCACCGCGTTTTACGGGGAGATGACCGTTTGCACGAATCATCCCGGATCCGACGCGATTTATGTGATCGGTTGTAATTTTCTTTCCAGCGGAAGTCCGAGTTTTGCGAACAAAAGCGACGGGATCGTGAGTTCTACGAGCGGGAAGATGTCTTCCAAGTTATCGGGGGCGAAACAATTTGTGAAGGATTTGGATCACGCGCAACTTTCGTTTCGCAATCACGTGGATAACACCTCGAGAAATACGTATTTCAATCAGGTTTTGACCGTAATCAACGCGTTGTAG
- the rlmB gene encoding 23S rRNA (guanosine(2251)-2'-O)-methyltransferase RlmB has product MEEKIARPEYIFGKRTLIELTEAHQGKEHSFPFTELFVKENPGTDIVEKILNRLPSFIKVHKVSGAKLDSLVPGRNHQGVVALKAPSRQQTADKKNLEEYLAEKPGPFLILDRIQDPGNLGNILRTAECFGVKNIILPERESAGITPVVEKVSSGALSFLKIFTVKNLANTLELLKENGYWIVSTSDRGEEDWSKLPDLQELAILMGNEGEGVKRILMEKSDFVLRIPMHGNLSSLNVTVATGVVLDRIVNRK; this is encoded by the coding sequence CTGGAGGAGAAAATAGCCAGACCGGAATACATTTTCGGTAAGAGAACTCTGATCGAGCTTACCGAGGCGCATCAAGGAAAGGAACATTCTTTTCCTTTCACCGAGTTGTTTGTTAAGGAGAATCCCGGAACGGACATCGTCGAAAAGATATTAAACCGACTTCCTTCTTTTATCAAAGTGCATAAGGTTTCGGGCGCAAAACTCGATTCTCTCGTTCCGGGAAGAAACCACCAAGGCGTCGTCGCGCTCAAAGCGCCTTCCCGACAACAAACCGCTGATAAAAAAAATTTAGAGGAATACCTCGCCGAAAAACCCGGACCCTTTTTGATCCTGGATCGGATTCAAGATCCGGGCAACCTGGGGAACATCCTGAGAACCGCGGAATGTTTCGGCGTAAAGAATATCATTCTTCCCGAAAGAGAATCGGCCGGAATCACTCCGGTTGTGGAAAAGGTTTCTTCGGGTGCGCTTTCGTTTTTAAAAATTTTCACCGTAAAAAATCTCGCGAACACTCTCGAACTCTTAAAAGAAAACGGTTACTGGATCGTTTCGACGAGCGATCGAGGCGAAGAGGATTGGTCCAAGCTCCCCGATCTCCAAGAACTCGCGATTCTGATGGGAAACGAAGGAGAAGGTGTGAAACGAATCCTGATGGAAAAATCGGATTTTGTTTTAAGAATTCCGATGCACGGAAATCTTTCTTCGTTGAACGTAACGGTCGCGACGGGCGTCGTTTTGGATCGGATCGTAAATCGAAAATAA